In Pseudomonadota bacterium, the sequence TATCGCCTTGAATATTTTCCCTGTACTCCGTCACTGAAATTATATTCTTCCAGCATGTCCTGATCTTTTTGCATTTTCTTCATATTGTTGCCTCTCTTTCTTTTTGGCTTTACGAGTACTTATTATTCTTACTCTGTTGCCCCTTTCGGTATGCACCACGACAAGCAGTCGATTTCTGTGAGAATTGCCAATCAATACAAACCTGTTTTCATCTTCTGAATGCA encodes:
- a CDS encoding BrnT family toxin → MLLFEWDPEKAITNKKIHGITFDEASTVFKDTLSVTIYDPLHSEDENRFVLIGNSHRNRLLVVVHTERGNRVRIISTRKAKKKERQQYEENAKRSGHAGRI